Proteins encoded by one window of Geoalkalibacter sp.:
- the rsmH gene encoding 16S rRNA (cytosine(1402)-N(4))-methyltransferase RsmH, producing the protein MGASVAAGHVPVMPKEVLEYLQPRSGGIFLDGTLGGAGHARLILEAAAPEGRLIGLDRDPAALRRAQEQLADQGRRVALFHRNFAEMSQVAGELGIIGVDGILLDLGVSSYQLDEAERGFSFRGDAPLDMRMDPSVGRTAAEILETAEERELEKIFRDFGEERFARRIARRIVQVRNIRPLRTTGELAELVRDTVPGGRVPGRIHPATRVFQGLRIFVNDELRYVEEGLRQALDLLLPEGRLVVISFHSLEDRIVKHFFREEARGCICPPRVPRCVCGHLPRVELLTRRGVRPAAEEIDANPRSRSAVLRAVRRLPSP; encoded by the coding sequence ATGGGGGCGAGTGTCGCCGCGGGGCATGTGCCGGTAATGCCCAAGGAGGTGCTGGAGTACCTCCAGCCGCGGAGCGGCGGCATTTTTCTCGACGGCACCCTGGGCGGTGCCGGGCATGCGCGGTTGATTCTGGAGGCCGCGGCGCCCGAGGGACGTCTGATCGGCCTGGACCGCGACCCCGCCGCCTTGCGGCGCGCCCAGGAGCAGTTGGCCGACCAGGGCCGGAGGGTGGCTCTTTTCCATCGCAATTTCGCCGAGATGTCTCAGGTCGCGGGCGAGCTGGGAATCATCGGTGTCGACGGCATTCTGCTGGATCTCGGGGTGTCGTCCTATCAGTTGGATGAGGCGGAGCGCGGGTTTTCCTTTCGCGGCGACGCGCCCCTCGATATGCGCATGGATCCCTCCGTCGGCAGGACCGCCGCCGAGATCCTGGAAACCGCCGAAGAGCGGGAGTTGGAGAAGATTTTTCGAGATTTCGGCGAGGAACGCTTCGCGCGGCGGATCGCTCGGCGCATCGTGCAGGTCCGCAACATCCGGCCCTTGCGCACCACCGGTGAGTTGGCCGAATTGGTGCGTGATACGGTGCCCGGAGGCAGGGTGCCGGGACGCATCCATCCGGCGACGCGGGTTTTTCAGGGTCTCAGGATCTTTGTCAACGACGAACTGCGATATGTGGAGGAAGGGTTGCGCCAGGCCCTGGATCTGTTGCTGCCCGAGGGGCGCCTGGTCGTCATCAGCTTTCATTCCCTGGAAGATCGTATCGTCAAGCATTTTTTTCGCGAAGAAGCGCGCGGATGCATCTGCCCTCCGCGTGTTCCTCGCTGTGTGTGCGGGCATCTGCCGCGGGTCGAACTGCTGACCCGGCGTGGCGTGCGTCCCGCCGCGGAGGAAATCGATGCCAATCCCCGGTCGCGCAGCGCGGTGCTGCGGGCGGTGCGGCGGCTGCCTTCGCCCTGA
- the ftsL gene encoding cell division protein FtsL, with the protein MAHSLPHLFPSGVRLNLARPRLLPLLLFVGLVLVISLFFVWSRIQVFQLKYEISALETALRDAQQEERRLRLEVASLRNPSRIENIARTKLGLRPPVPEQIINVR; encoded by the coding sequence ATGGCCCATTCCCTTCCCCATCTGTTCCCTTCCGGCGTGCGGCTGAATCTGGCGCGTCCGCGTCTGCTGCCGCTCCTTCTGTTTGTCGGCCTGGTGCTGGTGATCTCGCTGTTCTTCGTCTGGTCGCGCATTCAGGTGTTTCAGCTCAAATACGAAATTTCAGCCCTGGAAACAGCCCTGCGCGACGCTCAGCAAGAGGAGCGGCGGCTGAGGCTGGAGGTGGCCAGTCTTCGCAACCCCTCACGCATAGAAAACATCGCGCGCACCAAGCTGGGCCTGCGCCCGCCGGTGCCTGAGCAGATCATCAACGTGCGCTGA
- a CDS encoding penicillin-binding protein — protein MERWFRLRLRLVGVLFLAAFVVVVGRAYYLQVRNGDVWQKRAEQQFQRAVPLAPQRGTIFDRNGEEMAVSLENDSIYADPGRLKDIAETARQLAQALDLKAADLQKKLSGPRGFVWVKRRVTPAESERVKALGLAGVGFIKEHKRYYPNAEIGAQLIGFTGLDPQGLEGVELAYDQYLLGDGGYLLMEQDALGRGMTAGNNVVREGDLGHSLYLTIDRNLQFLVEKELAAQVRAMRARAGTVVLLDPATGRVLAMASQPDYNPNAFWKYKPEQWRNRAICDSFEPGSTFKIFLIAAALEQGVVKKNQTIYCENGKFRVGGRTINDHKPYKNLTVPEILKVSSNIGTAKIAKSLERERFHHYIERFGFGAPTGIDLPGEAVGLVRNPSQWFEIDLAAISFGQGISVTPMQLAAATAAIANGGTLMRPYLVEKIVDSHGQVVRQQTPTAVRRVVSRETADLVREMMAAVTETGGTGTLAAVPGFRVAGKTGTAQKVDPVTGGYSVDKRVSSFVGFVPVEDPKLVMVVMLDEPQEQTYGGLVAAPIFSRIATPALIHLGISPTAPRQESPLPPVIEARNLVPLAPLIEPAPGGEGPGRMPDLTGMSYRQVLQVMERTGLNIRLEGSGRVVEQVPRYGEPIRYDSEVRVRLASSS, from the coding sequence GTGGAGCGGTGGTTCCGCCTGCGGTTGCGCCTGGTCGGCGTCCTTTTCCTGGCGGCCTTCGTCGTGGTGGTGGGCCGCGCCTACTATCTGCAGGTGCGCAACGGCGATGTGTGGCAGAAGCGCGCCGAGCAACAGTTTCAGCGCGCCGTGCCCTTGGCTCCGCAGCGGGGCACCATTTTTGACCGCAATGGCGAGGAAATGGCGGTCAGCCTCGAGAACGATTCCATCTATGCCGATCCGGGGCGCCTGAAGGATATCGCGGAAACCGCGCGGCAGCTGGCGCAAGCTCTGGATCTCAAGGCGGCGGATCTGCAGAAAAAGCTCAGTGGCCCGCGTGGTTTTGTCTGGGTCAAGCGGCGGGTGACGCCGGCGGAAAGCGAGAGAGTCAAGGCTCTGGGGCTGGCCGGTGTCGGATTTATCAAGGAGCACAAGCGCTATTACCCCAATGCGGAAATCGGCGCCCAGCTGATTGGTTTCACCGGGCTTGATCCGCAGGGTCTCGAAGGGGTGGAATTGGCCTACGATCAATATCTGCTGGGCGACGGCGGCTATCTGCTGATGGAGCAGGACGCCCTGGGCCGCGGCATGACGGCCGGCAACAATGTCGTGCGCGAAGGCGATCTCGGTCACAGCCTTTATCTGACCATCGATCGCAACCTGCAATTTCTCGTGGAGAAGGAGCTGGCCGCGCAGGTGCGGGCCATGCGCGCCCGCGCCGGTACGGTGGTGTTGCTCGATCCGGCCACGGGGCGGGTTTTGGCCATGGCCAGTCAGCCCGATTACAATCCCAATGCCTTCTGGAAATACAAACCGGAGCAGTGGCGCAACCGGGCCATTTGCGATTCCTTTGAGCCCGGTTCGACCTTCAAGATTTTCTTGATCGCGGCGGCCCTGGAACAGGGCGTGGTCAAGAAGAACCAGACGATTTACTGTGAAAACGGCAAATTTCGCGTCGGCGGACGCACCATCAACGATCATAAGCCCTACAAGAATCTGACGGTGCCGGAGATTCTCAAGGTCAGCTCCAACATCGGCACGGCCAAGATCGCCAAGTCTTTGGAGCGAGAGCGGTTTCATCATTATATTGAGCGCTTCGGCTTCGGCGCGCCGACGGGAATCGATCTGCCCGGCGAGGCCGTGGGGCTGGTGCGCAATCCCTCGCAGTGGTTTGAAATTGATTTGGCCGCAATTTCCTTCGGCCAGGGGATCAGCGTCACGCCCATGCAGTTGGCGGCGGCCACGGCGGCCATCGCCAATGGGGGCACTTTGATGCGTCCCTACCTGGTGGAAAAAATCGTCGATAGCCACGGCCAGGTGGTGCGTCAGCAGACACCGACGGCGGTGCGCCGCGTCGTGTCGCGGGAAACCGCCGATCTGGTGCGCGAAATGATGGCCGCGGTCACGGAAACCGGCGGCACGGGGACGCTCGCGGCCGTTCCTGGCTTTCGCGTGGCCGGCAAGACCGGCACGGCGCAGAAGGTTGATCCGGTGACGGGTGGTTACTCGGTGGATAAGCGGGTGTCCTCCTTTGTCGGTTTTGTTCCCGTCGAAGATCCGAAACTGGTCATGGTGGTGATGCTGGACGAACCCCAGGAGCAGACCTATGGTGGTCTGGTCGCGGCACCAATCTTCTCGCGCATCGCCACTCCTGCGCTGATTCATCTGGGCATTTCGCCGACCGCGCCGCGGCAGGAAAGCCCGTTGCCGCCGGTGATCGAGGCACGCAATCTGGTGCCTCTGGCGCCGCTGATCGAACCCGCGCCGGGGGGTGAAGGGCCGGGGCGCATGCCGGATCTGACCGGCATGAGTTATCGTCAGGTGCTGCAAGTCATGGAGCGTACCGGCCTCAATATTCGCCTGGAAGGATCGGGGCGGGTGGTGGAGCAGGTGCCGCGTTACGGTGAGCCGATTCGTTATGATTCCGAGGTGCGCGTGCGCCTCGCCAGTTCCTCTTAA
- a CDS encoding UDP-N-acetylmuramoyl-L-alanyl-D-glutamate--2,6-diaminopimelate ligase, translating into MRDSVKLSQLISGFCPAGILPDPQIRALHYDSRRVEPGSLFFALRGEKADGHRFIGQAVARGAVAVVMEEPGELPPGIAALVVPDSRAALAEAAAAFFADPTAGMCVVGVTGTNGKTTTTWLLEAILTAAGRRPAVMGTVNYRFGALQLAAPHTTPEALELMQVVCDFRARGADSLVMEVSSHALQQHRADGVHFSVGVFTNLTPEHLDYHGDMEAYFASKKRLFSDLLPRDGGRAVIHVGDAFGRRLAAEMPDALTCGCRPEALVRPLTVELSLDGIRARIQTPRGHLDIRSRLLGQFNLENLLCAVAAAEALDLPPAAIEAGLAQAPQVPGRLERVENRRGAVILVDYAHTGDALEKALVTVRELDPRRVLVVFGCGGDRDRRKRPVMGAVAARHADLAVVTSDNPRSENPRAIIDEILAGVRQAGASLLTREALTTAGQRGYLVEPDRRRAIELAVSLLEPGDVLLVAGKGHEDYQIVGNERFHFDDREEVKRALGEQEV; encoded by the coding sequence ATGCGCGATTCTGTGAAGCTTTCCCAGCTGATTTCGGGATTTTGTCCGGCAGGGATCCTGCCGGATCCGCAGATTCGCGCCCTGCATTACGACAGCCGCCGCGTGGAGCCCGGCAGCCTGTTTTTTGCCCTGCGCGGCGAGAAGGCAGATGGGCATCGGTTCATCGGCCAGGCCGTCGCCCGCGGAGCGGTGGCGGTGGTCATGGAAGAACCCGGGGAGCTTCCCCCCGGCATCGCCGCTCTGGTGGTGCCCGACAGTCGCGCGGCCCTGGCAGAGGCGGCGGCGGCGTTTTTCGCTGATCCGACCGCCGGGATGTGCGTGGTGGGCGTCACCGGAACCAACGGCAAAACCACCACCACCTGGCTGCTCGAAGCGATCCTGACGGCGGCGGGTCGTCGCCCGGCGGTCATGGGCACGGTCAATTATCGGTTCGGCGCGCTTCAGTTGGCGGCGCCTCATACTACTCCCGAAGCGCTTGAACTCATGCAGGTGGTTTGCGATTTTCGCGCGCGGGGAGCCGACAGCCTGGTGATGGAGGTTTCCAGTCACGCTCTGCAGCAGCATCGGGCCGATGGGGTGCATTTTTCCGTGGGCGTCTTCACCAATCTGACCCCGGAACACCTTGATTACCACGGCGACATGGAAGCCTATTTCGCCAGCAAGAAACGCTTGTTCAGCGATCTGTTGCCGCGCGATGGGGGCCGCGCCGTGATCCATGTCGGGGATGCCTTCGGTCGCCGCCTTGCCGCCGAGATGCCCGACGCCCTGACCTGCGGCTGTCGGCCGGAGGCCCTGGTCAGGCCGCTGACGGTGGAGCTTTCCCTGGACGGCATCCGTGCCCGCATTCAGACACCGCGGGGGCATCTGGACATTCGCTCGCGTCTGCTCGGGCAGTTCAACCTGGAAAATCTGCTGTGCGCGGTGGCGGCGGCCGAAGCGCTGGACCTTCCGCCCGCCGCCATCGAAGCCGGACTGGCTCAGGCGCCTCAGGTGCCCGGGCGCCTGGAGCGGGTGGAAAACCGGCGCGGCGCCGTGATTCTGGTGGATTATGCGCACACGGGCGATGCCCTGGAGAAAGCCCTGGTCACCGTGCGCGAACTTGACCCGCGTCGGGTTCTGGTGGTCTTCGGCTGCGGCGGCGACCGCGACCGGCGCAAGCGTCCGGTCATGGGCGCCGTGGCCGCGCGCCACGCCGATCTGGCGGTGGTGACCAGCGACAATCCGCGCAGTGAAAACCCACGGGCGATTATCGACGAGATTCTGGCGGGCGTGCGTCAGGCGGGTGCCTCGTTGCTGACGCGCGAAGCGCTGACCACGGCGGGGCAGCGTGGCTACCTGGTCGAACCGGACCGGCGGCGCGCCATCGAACTGGCCGTTTCCCTTCTGGAGCCCGGCGATGTATTGCTGGTGGCGGGTAAGGGCCACGAAGACTATCAGATTGTAGGCAACGAGCGCTTTCATTTCGACGATCGCGAAGAAGTGAAACGCGCTCTTGGGGAGCAGGAGGTATAG